The Longimicrobium sp. genome includes the window GGCTAGCTTCAGGGCAGATCGCGCGAACTCCGGCTCGCGCCCATGCACGGTCAACTGGGGAGAAGCAGGCGATGAAAACGGCTGCCGCGCGGGCGCTGCGGGCGACCACGGTGCGCGACGTCATGAGGATGCAGATGGTGACCGTCGTCCCCGAGATGACGCTGCCGGAACTTGCGCAGACGCTGCTGGAGTCGGGCGTGCGCTCGGCCCCCGTGCTCGCGCCGACGGGAAAGATCCTGGGCGTGGCGTCGCAGACGGAGCTGGTGCGCCTGTCGGCGGGCTCCGGAGCCGCGCCGGAGCGCCTGCGCGTTCGCGACGTCATGGGGCCGGTGGGCCCCACCATCGCCCCCGACGAGCCCCTGCCCCGCCTGGTCCGGCGCTTCGTCCGCGAGCGGGTGCAGCGCGCGCTCGTCGTGGAAAACGGCATCCTGCTGGGGATCGTCACCCCCATCGACGTGCTGACCGCCATCGACGAAGCGCACTGAGCCGAAAAACCGGTTTTCACGCGGAGGCGCGGAGGGAAAGAGAGAGCCGCGGAGAGGTGCGAAACCCCTCCGCGGCTCATCCGTTCCTCCGCGCCTCCGCGTGACCTTACGCCGGCTTCAACATCCCCGTTTCCAGCGCCAGCTTCACCAGCTCGGCTCGGTGGGTCAGCCCCAGCTTCTGCATCATCCGGGCGCGGTAGGTGTCCACCGTCTTGGGCGAAAGGAACAGCTTCTTGCCGATCTCGGCGCTGCTGTAGCCCTCGGCAGTCAGCGTGAGCACCTCGCGCTCGCGCTCGCTCAGCTTGTCGAGCGGCCCCTCTGGCTGCGGCTCGCGCGCCTGCTGGTACTTGCGCAGAAGCACGCGTGTGGCGCTGGGATACAGGAACACCTCGCCGCCTGCGACGGTCCGGATGGCGGTCAGAAGGTCAACGTCCGCACTCGTCTTGCGCACGAATCCGCTCGCTCCCGCCTCAAGCACCGGCAGCAGGAACTCGTCCTCGGTTTGCGAGGTCAGCACCAGCACCCGCGCGCCGATCTCCAGGGCGGCGATCTGGCGCGTGGCCTCGAGCCCGTCCATCCCGGGCATCGCCAGGTCCATCACCACCACGTCGGGCCGCAGCAGGCGCGTCTTTTCCACCGCCTCCTCGCCGCCGGCCGCCTGCCCCACGACCTGGAAGTCGTCCTCCAGGCCGAGCAGAGCGTCGAGCCCGCTGCGCAGCACGGCGTGATCGTCGGCAAGCAGGATGCGGATTTTCGATGACATCTTCGGATCCGATTCATGACGGGTGGCGCTCTCGAGGAACGCGGTGAAGATAGCGCGCCACGCGGCCGCCGCGGGTCCGGGGAACCGAATCATCATTGAGGGGAGTTCCCCCACACGCAGGGCAGCGAAGGAGGTGAGCCTGGGTCGACGAGTTCTCACGGCAATGGCGAGAAATCCCGGCCTTGCTCCCGCCATGGGAACAGACTAAGCTTGTGACATGCGTATCATCGCACGAAGCACGTTGCGCCAGTTCTGGGAAAACCACCCTCGAGGTGCAGAGGCCGAGACCGCGCTCCAAGTGTGGTTCAGCACAGTGCAGCGGGCAGACTGGGCGGCTCCGGCCGATGTTAAGTCAACGTACGGTGACGCGAGCATCCTGAAGGACAGCCGCGTCGTATTCAACATCGCCGGAAATCGCTTCAGGCTGGTGGCCCGCATCAACTATGCTTACTGGGTCGTGTACATCCGGTTCGTGGGCACGCACGCAGAGTACGACGACATCGACGCGGAGACGATCTGATGAGCCTCGCCATTCACCCGATCCGCACCGAAGGGGACTACAGGGCGGCCCTCGCCCGAGTCGACGCCCTGATGAACGCGGAGCCTGGAACCCCGGACGGTGACCATCTGGACGTGCTGGTGACGCTGATCGAGGCGTACGAGGCGCGCCACTGGCCCATTCCGGCGCCCGATCCTATTGAAGCCATCCGCGTGCGCATGGAGCAGCGTAATCTGCATCCGCGTGACTTGGAGCCGATGATTGGCTCCCGCGGCCGCGTTTCTGAGGTGCTCTCTCGCAAGCGCCAGCTGACCCTCCCCATGATCCGCCGACTGGCGAAAGAACTGGATCTTCCCGCGGACGTGCTCATCCAGGAAACGCAGGGAATCCCGGCACGCGGACGCGACGCGGCGTAGCAGGGTGTGCGGGACAACAAATCGGAGAACCCGCCGGCCACGTAGCCGAGCGGGTTCTTCTGCTTCTGCGGACCGAGCCCGCCAGCATCACCCCGGGTCGCCGCGGTCTCGCATGCGGGCGGCGATCTTGGCTTCGTAGCCGCGGTCCGTGGGCTCGTAGAAGCGCTGGTCGGCGATGTCGTCGGGCAGCGTCTGCAGGGGCGTGTAGCCGCCCGGATAGTCGTGGGCGTACTTGTA containing:
- a CDS encoding CBS domain-containing protein, yielding MKTAAARALRATTVRDVMRMQMVTVVPEMTLPELAQTLLESGVRSAPVLAPTGKILGVASQTELVRLSAGSGAAPERLRVRDVMGPVGPTIAPDEPLPRLVRRFVRERVQRALVVENGILLGIVTPIDVLTAIDEAH
- a CDS encoding response regulator transcription factor → MSSKIRILLADDHAVLRSGLDALLGLEDDFQVVGQAAGGEEAVEKTRLLRPDVVVMDLAMPGMDGLEATRQIAALEIGARVLVLTSQTEDEFLLPVLEAGASGFVRKTSADVDLLTAIRTVAGGEVFLYPSATRVLLRKYQQAREPQPEGPLDKLSEREREVLTLTAEGYSSAEIGKKLFLSPKTVDTYRARMMQKLGLTHRAELVKLALETGMLKPA
- a CDS encoding type II toxin-antitoxin system HigB family toxin, coding for MRIIARSTLRQFWENHPRGAEAETALQVWFSTVQRADWAAPADVKSTYGDASILKDSRVVFNIAGNRFRLVARINYAYWVVYIRFVGTHAEYDDIDAETI
- a CDS encoding transcriptional regulator, whose protein sequence is MSLAIHPIRTEGDYRAALARVDALMNAEPGTPDGDHLDVLVTLIEAYEARHWPIPAPDPIEAIRVRMEQRNLHPRDLEPMIGSRGRVSEVLSRKRQLTLPMIRRLAKELDLPADVLIQETQGIPARGRDAA